One window of the Natrinema sp. CBA1119 genome contains the following:
- the dcd gene encoding dCTP deaminase, whose amino-acid sequence MILSDADILERLEAGDLVVDPLDDPKLQIQPASVDLRLGREFLEFQRTNIPCIHPNSEDEVDDYVTETLVEDGDDFILHPGDFVLGTTHERVEIPDDLIAHVEGRSSLGRLAVVVHATAGLCDPGYRGQITLELSNLGSAPVALTPGMRISQLTFTELKTAAERPYGSERGSKYQDQDGPQASRIQSDDEFGGDQLERED is encoded by the coding sequence ATGATCCTCTCCGATGCGGACATCCTCGAGCGCCTCGAGGCCGGCGACCTCGTCGTCGACCCCCTCGACGATCCGAAACTGCAGATACAGCCCGCGAGCGTCGACCTCCGACTGGGCCGAGAGTTCCTCGAGTTCCAGCGGACGAACATTCCCTGTATCCACCCCAACTCCGAGGACGAGGTCGACGACTACGTCACTGAAACGCTCGTCGAGGACGGCGACGACTTCATCCTGCACCCCGGCGACTTCGTGCTGGGGACGACCCACGAGCGGGTCGAGATCCCGGATGACCTGATCGCCCACGTGGAGGGCCGCTCCTCGCTGGGCCGCCTCGCCGTCGTCGTGCACGCCACTGCGGGTCTGTGCGACCCCGGGTATCGGGGCCAGATCACCCTCGAGCTATCGAATCTTGGCTCCGCACCGGTCGCGCTCACCCCGGGGATGCGCATCTCGCAGCTCACCTTCACCGAACTCAAGACGGCCGCGGAGCGGCCCTACGGTAGCGAGCGCGGCTCAAAGTACCAGGATCAGGACGGGCCGCAGGCCTCCCGGATCCAGAGCGACGACGAGTTCGGCGGCGATCAACTCGAGCGCGAGGATTGA